Proteins co-encoded in one Rhopalosiphum maidis isolate BTI-1 chromosome 2, ASM367621v3, whole genome shotgun sequence genomic window:
- the LOC113553154 gene encoding anaphase-promoting complex subunit 10, translating into MATPNNNNASDEEKIDPMKDVRAGIVREVGSQAIWSLSSCKPGFGVDQLRDDCMETYWQSDGQLPHLVNIQFRRKTVVRDICIYIDYRLDESYTPGRISVRAGTNFNDLQEVEVVELNEPYGWVRIMTKDINDSPLKTYMLQIAVITNHQNGRDTHMRQIKVHSPVEKRDLLIGNFSTVEMRQYTIIK; encoded by the exons ATGGCAACTCCAAACAACAATAATGCGTCTGATGAAGAAAAAATTGATCCAATGAAGGATGTACGAGCTGGAATAGTACGTGAAGTTGGTAGTCAAGCGATATGGAGTCTATCTTCGTGCAAAccag gttttgGTGTGGACCAGTTAAGAGATGATTGTATGGAAACTTACTGGCAGTCAGATGGCCAACTACCACATTTggttaatattcaatttagacGTAAGACAGTTGTACGTgatatatgcatatacattGACTATAGATTAGATGAAAGTTATACACCTGGTCGTATATCAGTACGTGCTGGTACTAATTTTAATGACTTACAAGAAGTTGAGGTAGTTGAACTGAACGAACCATATGGTTGGGTAAGAATAATGACCAAAGATATCAATGATTCACCATTGAAAACTTATATGTTACAAATCGCTGTTATTACCAATCATCAAAATGGAAGAGATACACATATGAGGCAAATTAAAGTACACTCACCAGTTGAAAAAAGGGATCTTCTCATTGGTAATTTTAGCACTGTAGAAATGagacaatatacaattataaagtaa